The Candidatus Zixiibacteriota bacterium genome includes the window AAAAGATTTTAGATTCGCTTTCCAAAAAGAAAGTGCAACTTCGTAAAGTAATAGAAAAAATCGAAAAAATCTACCAGGAGGGGTGCTGCAAGATGCCCTTCAACTGGAAATTCATACTGGAAAAAGGGATTTTCCATTTGAAGACCGAGATAAAACATCTAAATGAACTTAGCCAGCTGGTAAAAAGGCAAAAAACTCATGACAGATAGGGAGTAAAGATGAAAAAAATGATCGTTATTCTAATTGTCCTTTTGATCCTGTTTTTTGTTTTATTCAGGATAATGGTTTTCCTGAAACAGAGGAACGCTCAGACAACAGAGGTTCAGGAAAGGATCGTGCCAGTTGAAGTGGAGATGGTGAAAGCAACTCCTTATACCCCAATCCTTAATTACACTGGTGAAGTCAAGGGAGTAGAAGAGATACAGATTTATCCCAAAGCCTCAGGTAAATTAGTAGAGATGAAAGTCAAAGAGGGGGACAGGGTAAAAAAAGATCAGGTGGTTGCATTAATTGACCGGGATATAACCGGACTGGATTTTAAACTGGCTGAAACGATCTCTCCGGTCGAGGGGGTTGTAGGAAAAGTATACCTGGATAAAGGGGCACAGGTAAACGAACCTTCTGGAGGTGGGGGAGGCACTCCCCTGGCTCAAATATTGAACCTGGATTCAGTCAAGATAATAATCCAGGTAACAGAAGAGGATTTGCCCAAGGTAAGATTAGATCAGAAGGCGAAGATCAGAGTTGATGCTTACCCTGATAGGGACTTCTATGGAGCGATCACCTTGATCAGCCCTACCTTGAACAGCTTAGCCCGTACTGCCAGCACGGAGATAACCATACCCAATCCAAATCATCTCTTAAAACCGGGGATGTTTGCGGAGGTAGACTTAGCCACTGGCAAGACTGATAATTTGATTCTGGTTCCCAGATATACTGTTCTGACCGAAGCCGGGAAGAAAAAAGTCTACGTGGTTAAGAATGGTAAAGCAGAGGAAAGGATGGTCCAGACGGGATTTAGCGACGGGGGTCTGACCTACATAAAAAGCGGTCTTAGCCTTCAGGATAGTTTGGTCGTTTTAGGTCAGAGTCAATTGCAGCCGGGGGATAAGGTGAGGATTGTTAAAGGAGAAGGAAGATAATGTTTCTGCCTAATTTATCCATTCGCCGGCCTGTGTTCATCGTTATGCAGGTGCTGGCGGTTTTAGTACTGGGGGTAGTCTCATATAGCCGCATCGGCATCGATCTGATGCCGGACGTGGAATTCCCTTACATATCTATTACTGCGGTCTATCCTGGTGTGGGTGCCCAGGAGATCGAAAACCAGGTAACCAAGCCGATCGAAGAAGCTATGAGTGCAATCAACCGGCTCAAGAACATCTACTCCACTTCAGCCGAAGGTTTTTCCCAGATCTTGCTGGAGTTTGATATCGGGGTCAAAGTCCGGGACGCAGATTCAGATGTCAGACAAAAGCTTTCCGAAATTCGCTCAAAACTTCCCCAGGATATGGACGAACCGACCATTGCCAGGTTTGACGTTACAGCCACGCCGATAATGATTTTCTCGCTGGCCAGCAACCTTCCCTTGGATGAGCTGAGGGTCCTGGCAGACGATAAGGTCAAAAACCGGATTCAGCAGACAGAAGAGGTAGCTCAGGTCGATTTAATCGGAGGGTTAGAGCGGGAAATAAAGGTCGAGGTAGACAAAAATAAGCTTAAAGCTTATAATCTTTCAGTTGATCAGGTGATCGGAAGCCTGTCCCGGGAAAATTTGAACATCCCTGGCGGCAGGGTAGAAATTCAGCCGCAGGAGTTCGTGCTCAGAACCACAGGTGAGTTTCAGGAAGTCTCGGATATCGGAAAGATACCTGTGGCTAATTATCAGGGAACTCCGGTTCATCTAAAGGATGTGGCTTCAGTCAAGGATTCTTTCAAAGAGCTAAGAGAGATTGCCCAGCTAAATAGCAGACCTTCGGTTTCCTTTATCGTTTACAAGCAATCTGGAGGAAATACAGTCAAGGTATGCGACAGGCTGAAGAAAACCATAGCCAGTCTTAAAAAGGAGCTCCCAGCCGGAACCAGCATAGAGATAGCTTCAGACCAGTCGAAATTCGTCCGCAGATCAGTAAACGAGACCATGCGCACCCTGTACCTGGGTGCAATTTTTGCGACACTGGTAATATTCATTTTCTTAGGAAATTTCAGAAGCACCATAATAGCCGCTTTAGCCATCCCGACATCTATTCTTGCCACCTTCGTTATGATGGGCGTTTTCGGCTATACCATAAATATGATGACCTTGATGGGCCTGTCATTGTGCGTGGGTATCCTGATCGACGATGCCATCGTAGTGCGGGAGAATATCTTCAGGCACGTGGAGGAAGGTATGGACCCGGAGGAAGCGTCACGGTTCGGCACCTCTGAGGTCGGTCTGGCAGTTATGGCCTGCACCTTCACCATCATCGCAGTCTTTGTGCCAACCGCTTACATGGGCGGAATCGTGGGAAAATTCTTTAAAGCTTTTGCCTTCACGGTCGTGTTCGCGGTTTTGTATTCGCTGTGGGATTCCTTCACCATGGCACCGATGCTTTCAGCCAAGGTCTTAGTAAAAGAGAAAAAAGATAAAGACAGCCTCTTGAAAAGATTATTTGCTCCGTTTAACCGCGGATACCATAGCCTGAATCAATCTTACGGAAAGACCTTAGCCTGGGCTTTAAAATACAAACTCTTGATCATCGCCACCTCCATAATACTTTTCTTCCTGAGCCTGAGCTTGACCTTTTTACTGGGTAAGGAGTTCATGCCTCAAGGAGACAGGGGGGAATTCAACGTTATCTTAGAAGAGCCGGTTGGTACCTCCATTCAGACCATGGAAAAAACTGCAACAGAAGTAGAGAAGATACTTTTCACCTATCCTGAAGTGCAATCTGTCTTCACCACTATCGGGCTTCAGGCTGGTGCTTCTAATAAAGGGACTATCAGAGTAGAACTTGTTCCCCTGAAAGACAGGAAGAAAAAGACAGTGGAGGTTGAAAAAGAGATCAGACAAAGACTTTCTGAGGTGCCTGGCCTGAAATCTCAAGTGGCTATGATAGGGATGTTCGAAGGTCAGCAACAGGATTACCCCCTGACTTTGTATATCAAAGGTCCGGAGATCAGGGTTCTGGATGAGGTTTCAGCCAAGGTCCTGGACATGCTGGAAAGAATCCCCGGGGTGGCAGATCCTGACCGCTCTATCCGGAGTGGCAAGCCGGAGATGAGAGTGATTGTTGACCGT containing:
- a CDS encoding efflux RND transporter periplasmic adaptor subunit, with the translated sequence MKKMIVILIVLLILFFVLFRIMVFLKQRNAQTTEVQERIVPVEVEMVKATPYTPILNYTGEVKGVEEIQIYPKASGKLVEMKVKEGDRVKKDQVVALIDRDITGLDFKLAETISPVEGVVGKVYLDKGAQVNEPSGGGGGTPLAQILNLDSVKIIIQVTEEDLPKVRLDQKAKIRVDAYPDRDFYGAITLISPTLNSLARTASTEITIPNPNHLLKPGMFAEVDLATGKTDNLILVPRYTVLTEAGKKKVYVVKNGKAEERMVQTGFSDGGLTYIKSGLSLQDSLVVLGQSQLQPGDKVRIVKGEGR
- a CDS encoding efflux RND transporter permease subunit, which translates into the protein MFLPNLSIRRPVFIVMQVLAVLVLGVVSYSRIGIDLMPDVEFPYISITAVYPGVGAQEIENQVTKPIEEAMSAINRLKNIYSTSAEGFSQILLEFDIGVKVRDADSDVRQKLSEIRSKLPQDMDEPTIARFDVTATPIMIFSLASNLPLDELRVLADDKVKNRIQQTEEVAQVDLIGGLEREIKVEVDKNKLKAYNLSVDQVIGSLSRENLNIPGGRVEIQPQEFVLRTTGEFQEVSDIGKIPVANYQGTPVHLKDVASVKDSFKELREIAQLNSRPSVSFIVYKQSGGNTVKVCDRLKKTIASLKKELPAGTSIEIASDQSKFVRRSVNETMRTLYLGAIFATLVIFIFLGNFRSTIIAALAIPTSILATFVMMGVFGYTINMMTLMGLSLCVGILIDDAIVVRENIFRHVEEGMDPEEASRFGTSEVGLAVMACTFTIIAVFVPTAYMGGIVGKFFKAFAFTVVFAVLYSLWDSFTMAPMLSAKVLVKEKKDKDSLLKRLFAPFNRGYHSLNQSYGKTLAWALKYKLLIIATSIILFFLSLSLTFLLGKEFMPQGDRGEFNVILEEPVGTSIQTMEKTATEVEKILFTYPEVQSVFTTIGLQAGASNKGTIRVELVPLKDRKKKTVEVEKEIRQRLSEVPGLKSQVAMIGMFEGQQQDYPLTLYIKGPEIRVLDEVSAKVLDMLERIPGVADPDRSIRSGKPEMRVIVDREKASRLGISTAQIAMTLRFLVDGDVATKLRQGEKEIDVRVILPPEQKNNFQDIASVNILTPAGIAVPLSSIASLQEGVGPTQINRQNRERVAILTANLVDRPLGDIVKDLNKKLADYPLPPGYKIEQRGDVEMMGEMFYNMILVLVIGVIFIYIVLGSQFNSFLHPFTIMLALPLAVVGALLAIFLTGQRINMMAMVGIILLMGIVTKNSILLIDYTITLRKRGMGREEALLKAGPVRLRPILMTSAAMIMGMLPAALGIGEGAEWRQSMGIVVIGGLITSTLLTLLVVPVTYVMVDNFGEFLKRNIKIGG